The following are encoded in a window of Psychrobacter sp. P11F6 genomic DNA:
- a CDS encoding GNAT family N-acetyltransferase has translation MKIEIRHAEPEDAEALQAIYTDEALYANTLQLPMPSKTLWRTRLADIPDSMYVLVAEIEGDVVGNLGLEIMISKRRRHVASFGVSVKSASQGKGVGRALITAALDLADNWLDIRRIEITTYTDNIGGIGLYKSLGFVIEGEMVDYAYRNGEYVNAYQMARIRKAKNG, from the coding sequence ATGAAAATCGAAATACGTCATGCTGAGCCAGAAGATGCAGAGGCATTGCAAGCCATTTATACCGATGAGGCCTTATATGCTAATACTTTGCAATTGCCTATGCCGTCAAAGACCCTATGGCGCACGCGACTAGCGGACATACCTGACAGTATGTATGTATTAGTGGCTGAAATTGAGGGCGATGTGGTGGGGAATCTGGGGCTTGAGATCATGATATCAAAACGTCGGCGTCATGTAGCAAGCTTTGGAGTCAGCGTAAAATCTGCGTCACAAGGTAAGGGTGTGGGGCGAGCGCTTATAACCGCTGCGCTGGATTTAGCCGATAATTGGCTGGATATAAGGCGTATTGAGATTACTACTTACACTGATAATATCGGAGGCATTGGTTTATATAAAAGCTTGGGCTTTGTGATAGAAGGTGAAATGGTGGATTATGCTTATCGCAACGGCGAGTATGTCAATGCCTATCAGATGGCAAGAATTCGAAAAGCTAAAAATGGATGA
- a CDS encoding integrase arm-type DNA-binding domain-containing protein — MTVFADTVKIAKIIKPLTDSQVKQAKPQDKPYKLADGGRLYLYVSKLGTKSWRMDYVRPIGKKRATITLGLYPDVSLAQAREQRKHIRIMLAEDVDPQQQKIDDEREQELLSNNTFAAIADDYMSRKRNVSPATIINNNRQLKRLNKYIGDMPITDIKPIDVLNACRTAEAQGYYETAIKMRTIASQVFRYGVQTAVCDRDVTQDLKGALKEPPTKLYSAIIDPVEFGHMLRSIDDYQGSFEVKCALRLMPMLFVRAGEMRYAKWSEFDLEKKTWTFTPRKTKRKTGVSLIVPLPEQAINILNELADHKRSEFVFPAIHTTVQPMSENTMNQALKRLGITGDTQTIHGFRASARTMISEQLKYDDKFIELQLGHRVPDMHGRAYNRAQFLDERKKMMQEFEEFIKGNFSMIVDTSSSDFLSFNHYMINDVVSSLILEYNKQYIIHCPITYGQNRDETISCLLRIIEDYPNTPIIIWENEFFGKNQNSFINASIFNNPNHIIGAIKLEGLYDNIEKQAFSKMLKKYMTFNEIHKHNAFNSVEKEILERIKRRIWRQLDSIFN; from the coding sequence ATGACGGTATTCGCCGATACCGTCAAAATAGCTAAAATCATCAAGCCGCTAACAGATTCGCAGGTAAAACAAGCTAAACCACAAGACAAGCCTTATAAGCTAGCTGACGGTGGTCGCCTTTATTTGTATGTCAGTAAGTTGGGCACCAAGTCATGGCGTATGGATTATGTCCGGCCCATAGGTAAAAAAAGAGCCACTATCACATTGGGCCTTTATCCTGACGTTTCACTAGCCCAAGCCCGTGAGCAGCGCAAACATATACGGATCATGTTAGCTGAAGACGTTGATCCACAGCAGCAGAAAATTGATGATGAACGCGAGCAAGAGCTGCTATCCAATAATACATTTGCAGCGATAGCAGATGACTACATGAGTCGTAAGCGTAACGTAAGCCCTGCTACTATCATAAATAACAATAGACAGCTTAAACGACTGAATAAGTACATTGGTGATATGCCAATCACTGACATTAAGCCAATCGATGTGCTAAATGCCTGTAGGACGGCTGAAGCACAAGGTTACTATGAGACAGCGATTAAGATGCGAACCATTGCAAGCCAAGTTTTTAGGTATGGCGTACAGACGGCAGTGTGCGATCGTGATGTTACTCAGGATTTAAAAGGCGCTTTAAAGGAACCGCCAACTAAGCTCTACTCCGCTATTATTGATCCGGTTGAATTTGGTCACATGCTACGCTCTATTGATGATTACCAAGGCTCTTTTGAAGTTAAATGCGCTCTAAGATTAATGCCAATGTTGTTTGTTAGAGCTGGCGAGATGAGGTATGCTAAATGGTCCGAGTTTGACCTAGAAAAAAAGACTTGGACTTTCACGCCCCGCAAGACAAAACGCAAGACAGGCGTGTCACTTATTGTACCCTTGCCAGAGCAGGCAATAAATATCCTAAATGAGCTTGCTGACCATAAGAGAAGTGAGTTCGTATTCCCAGCCATTCACACCACCGTCCAACCAATGTCTGAAAACACAATGAACCAAGCGCTGAAGCGCCTTGGTATTACTGGTGACACCCAGACTATTCATGGGTTCCGCGCATCTGCTCGAACTATGATTTCCGAACAATTGAAATATGATGATAAGTTCATCGAATTACAGCTTGGTCATCGTGTACCTGATATGCATGGCCGCGCATATAACCGCGCTCAATTTTTAGATGAGCGTAAAAAGATGATGCAAGAATTCGAGGAGTTTATTAAAGGTAACTTTTCTATGATTGTTGACACAAGCAGTAGTGATTTTTTAAGTTTTAATCACTACATGATCAATGATGTAGTTTCTAGTCTTATTTTAGAGTATAACAAACAGTATATAATCCACTGCCCTATAACTTATGGGCAGAACAGAGACGAAACTATTTCTTGCTTACTTAGAATTATTGAAGATTATCCGAACACACCTATCATAATTTGGGAAAATGAATTTTTTGGTAAAAATCAAAACAGCTTCATTAATGCATCAATATTTAACAACCCAAATCATATTATTGGCGCCATTAAACTGGAAGGTTTATACGATAATATAGAAAAACAGGCTTTTTCCAAGATGCTAAAAAAGTATATGACATTTAATGAGATACATAAACATAATGCCTTCAATTCTGTAGAGAAAGAGATTTTAGAGCGTATTAAACGTCGTATTTGGAGACAGCTAGATTCCATTTTCAATTAA
- a CDS encoding transposase, which yields MKAALRLELFVLMVPCTDSYNWQAKKHTNVIGALYKRMLFTLDCFEQNINSTIFYYWCKHTLIPSLKNKCMIVMDNARFHKSRGIQKLLNRHGHCILWLLPYSPDLNPIEKKWAQAKSLRQE from the coding sequence ATGAAAGCGGCTTTGAGGCTGGAACTATTCGTTCTCATGGTACCCTGTACCGATAGCTATAACTGGCAAGCAAAAAAGCATACTAATGTTATCGGTGCTCTGTATAAAAGGATGCTGTTTACGCTTGATTGCTTTGAGCAGAACATAAACAGCACCATATTCTACTACTGGTGCAAACACACCTTAATTCCCAGTCTCAAAAATAAATGCATGATTGTCATGGATAATGCTCGGTTTCATAAAAGCAGGGGTATCCAAAAACTCCTTAACAGGCATGGTCATTGTATTCTTTGGCTGCTGCCGTACAGCCCTGATCTGAACCCTATCGAGAAAAAATGGGCACAAGCTAAGTCTCTACGCCAAGAGTAG
- a CDS encoding IS630 transposase-related protein translates to MTYSIDYRKQVLSSIADGMTIREAALFYGLSTSTIHSWQQNLVPKITRNKAPTKIPDDALIEDVKRYPDDYNYERARRLSCSKTGIFNALKRLGISQKKDLGTPKSLSDKESSLPE, encoded by the coding sequence ATGACTTATTCAATCGACTATCGCAAGCAGGTGCTTTCTAGCATCGCTGATGGCATGACCATCCGAGAAGCTGCCCTATTTTATGGACTTAGTACCAGCACCATTCACAGCTGGCAGCAGAATTTAGTCCCTAAAATAACTAGAAATAAAGCACCAACTAAAATACCTGATGACGCCTTGATTGAAGACGTAAAAAGATATCCCGATGATTATAACTATGAAAGAGCCCGCCGCTTGAGCTGTAGCAAGACAGGAATTTTTAATGCTCTAAAGCGCCTTGGCATCAGTCAAAAAAAAGACCTTGGAACACCCAAAAGCCTGTCCGATAAAGAAAGTAGCTTACCAGAGTAA
- a CDS encoding O-methyltransferase — translation MKDIDIESFLNELYMKGQINDSKSINKIDKYLNITPDTGKFLGLLAQITSAERILEVGTSNGYSAAWLALCTDEAVQITTIENDSKKISAARENFLSTGLVDKIRIIEGDAPMILSEMTESFDLVFVDMDRKLYLDILEDVIRLTSTKGVIVFDNAVSHKEEMTDVFNYFNGNSQFYTYLAPIGKGEFVVLKKW, via the coding sequence ATGAAGGACATAGATATTGAAAGTTTTTTAAATGAACTGTATATGAAAGGTCAGATTAACGACTCAAAATCTATCAACAAAATTGATAAGTACCTCAATATAACGCCAGATACAGGTAAGTTCCTAGGTCTGCTAGCTCAAATCACGTCAGCAGAAAGAATATTAGAAGTAGGTACTTCAAATGGGTATTCTGCTGCTTGGTTAGCATTATGTACTGACGAAGCCGTTCAAATCACCACAATAGAAAACGATTCTAAGAAGATTAGCGCTGCAAGAGAGAATTTCTTAAGCACAGGTCTAGTGGATAAGATTAGAATTATTGAGGGTGACGCTCCTATGATTTTATCAGAAATGACTGAAAGCTTTGACTTGGTTTTTGTTGACATGGATCGAAAATTGTATTTAGACATCTTGGAGGATGTAATACGGTTAACTAGTACAAAAGGCGTCATTGTGTTTGATAATGCAGTCTCTCATAAGGAGGAAATGACAGACGTTTTTAATTATTTCAATGGTAATTCACAATTTTACACCTACTTAGCTCCCATTGGTAAGGGTGAGTTCGTGGTGCTAAAAAAATGGTAG
- a CDS encoding exodeoxyribonuclease V subunit gamma, producing the protein MFTIIQSHRTENLVDQLLVQYQSKDQPVFEPFIVIVPSMVLGDWLDKTIASRAGISTLVRTKFWGQYQWTLMQDVLTRHNAYLLENDSEAATLNVPEVAVLSPTVMQWRLFGYLTYYQEAIVADEKHPVNPLLASLIDEPQADTHQDNVRQDIIKDKSQQDARIWQLASDLARVFNRYLTHREDWLALWSQNKPLNVSELIEDKDALSLRFDKYARGTPEWLVEHYIELEIAQRFLWSHLFADVHLHRVALERAFWSALKGNKANERDQLPKVLRIFTIQQLPQTELDFLQRLSQYMNITLLHYNPSKLFWADIVDKSWLQRQQIINPESVFLRDYGHSLLSRLGKQSRDAFAMLANLSGNEQYDDALVEWQDNFDSGADESIYDDFSAQDAQHSPSLLRRLQNDVLMLDEQSTQQATAATVSQAVSQQIAPSLDEDKQATAWYDDEALEKKRFEKDRFWAISSQDNSLSIHSCHSLQRQLEVLRIMIGRWLNEPIKPGEKKRHISDIVVLLPDVERHHALISSIFVNGKGQDGLTLPAKVTGVVDADIRQLWEAIIGFYKLLGSHSARFEAAEVLDWLMLPPLFESFGLTHEQMSRGCDLLVEAGFIRGFDELHLKQTLDSNDYDYRFSFAQALDRLTLGLVMPEAELSNCLYPLDKDEWPSTALPEMTLPLPQVSLNDALIVEALCRIYTGLVARRDDHTQKMKAENWLDQIERQVIHRYFGDVDQTRTMRAIYNAMNGFKSSLRANRHYRQYSNGDSDNREVEQKLAGVEQLPLKLSFMLDSIENELESQQVSAEPTGVITFGKFGALRNVPFELVVMLNMDLSEFPGRDRDNRYDLMKATNSRRGDRVSEDDDNGAFLDALLCARSACWMFYNGQSLTDTHEHLPANPVSELLQFLQGEVQWQVNSLETLPKDIDPTTESLKRYLPKLIKQWLVTEHPALPFHESLFETEIEGADIFEQASSDIDDSANANVNINAQDASPVDMIDELDALLNTAMRKTKLAQKKQFPPAPLWQAVFDTLKGRVASEQVQLVGLPTKTQYEAMAKILGQGLGQLGQVNTQTLSALVELLALEAVVDTSNISDMTQVLSQAVSDSVFNIGEIDVEGALAYQVRHPAKAFLRSQKVHVVQGEETLSQQEPLFLDSLTTYQIKEHLIKQLVTDETKANGINTATQSTTPILMYQKIMPAGVARQTTLPNQQQKLQQQCLEFKEQLIANDFGENIVPHEDGIEGTTGADLQLLTPTAEYPVQIELKNILNNTDNGSNSQTDIKEIEALLKLLPKIIKIKGSVPILAPISIIQAGMPYAQQSPKQWLNILPNSASPRHLLKFWLSHLYWQVARRTTAEQAALNDGVSIWRFNKPSSQVKKYDKVIAFKLSPIVYEDAVIELIKWAIFSKLSGQVPITLLPEYALNYLDKYLKAEESEGSSYWPKRADFSDWLRSGYHTDTVYDTCSQHAIWQYVLRDQDAFKALLGALTTLARPLYEPMFTALIDLDG; encoded by the coding sequence ATGTTTACCATTATTCAATCGCACCGCACCGAAAACCTTGTTGATCAACTGCTTGTGCAATATCAGTCTAAGGATCAGCCTGTTTTTGAGCCTTTTATTGTTATTGTGCCCTCAATGGTATTGGGCGATTGGTTGGACAAAACCATTGCCAGTCGTGCTGGTATTAGTACTTTGGTGCGTACTAAGTTTTGGGGTCAGTATCAGTGGACGCTCATGCAGGATGTGTTAACCCGCCATAACGCGTATTTGTTAGAGAATGACTCCGAAGCGGCAACCCTAAATGTGCCAGAAGTGGCGGTGTTATCGCCCACAGTGATGCAATGGCGCTTGTTTGGGTATTTGACCTACTATCAAGAGGCGATTGTTGCAGATGAAAAACATCCGGTTAATCCATTACTAGCATCTTTGATTGATGAGCCGCAGGCAGATACTCATCAAGACAATGTGCGACAGGACATTATAAAGGACAAGTCACAACAAGACGCCCGTATTTGGCAATTAGCAAGCGATTTGGCAAGAGTGTTTAACCGCTATTTGACTCACCGTGAGGATTGGTTGGCATTATGGTCGCAAAATAAGCCGTTGAACGTAAGTGAGTTGATAGAAGATAAAGACGCCTTATCCCTGCGCTTTGATAAATATGCGCGCGGCACGCCTGAGTGGTTGGTCGAGCATTATATTGAGTTAGAAATCGCCCAAAGATTCTTGTGGTCGCATTTGTTTGCTGATGTTCATCTACACCGTGTGGCACTGGAGCGTGCGTTCTGGTCGGCTTTAAAAGGTAACAAGGCGAATGAGCGCGATCAGTTGCCCAAAGTACTGCGTATATTTACCATCCAGCAACTGCCACAGACCGAGCTGGACTTTCTACAGCGCTTGTCGCAATACATGAATATCACGCTATTGCATTACAATCCATCAAAGCTGTTTTGGGCGGATATCGTCGATAAATCGTGGTTACAACGTCAGCAGATTATTAACCCTGAAAGTGTCTTTTTACGTGATTATGGTCACAGTTTACTGTCGCGTTTGGGTAAGCAATCGCGTGATGCGTTTGCCATGCTAGCTAATTTATCGGGTAATGAGCAATACGACGATGCACTGGTTGAATGGCAAGATAATTTTGATAGTGGTGCAGATGAGAGTATTTATGATGATTTCAGTGCTCAAGATGCACAACATAGCCCAAGTTTATTACGACGTTTGCAGAACGATGTGTTGATGCTTGATGAGCAATCGACCCAGCAAGCAACAGCTGCTACAGTCTCGCAAGCAGTGAGTCAGCAGATAGCGCCAAGCCTTGATGAGGATAAGCAAGCAACGGCTTGGTATGACGATGAGGCGTTGGAGAAGAAGCGCTTTGAGAAAGACCGTTTTTGGGCAATCTCTTCTCAAGATAATAGCCTAAGCATTCATTCGTGTCATAGTTTGCAGCGTCAACTTGAAGTGCTGCGTATCATGATTGGTCGTTGGCTGAATGAACCTATCAAGCCTGGTGAGAAGAAGCGCCATATCTCTGACATTGTTGTGCTGCTACCTGATGTTGAGCGTCATCATGCACTGATTAGCTCTATTTTCGTCAATGGTAAAGGTCAAGACGGTTTGACCTTGCCTGCTAAAGTCACTGGTGTTGTCGATGCCGATATTCGGCAATTATGGGAAGCGATTATTGGTTTTTACAAATTATTAGGCAGCCATAGCGCCCGTTTTGAGGCGGCTGAAGTCTTAGACTGGCTAATGTTGCCACCTTTGTTTGAAAGTTTTGGACTGACTCATGAGCAGATGAGCCGTGGCTGTGACTTGTTGGTAGAGGCAGGATTTATTCGTGGTTTTGATGAGCTGCACCTTAAGCAAACTTTGGATAGCAATGACTATGACTACCGCTTTAGCTTTGCGCAAGCGTTAGATAGATTGACCCTAGGTCTGGTCATGCCAGAGGCTGAGTTGAGCAACTGCTTGTATCCTTTAGATAAGGATGAATGGCCAAGCACTGCCTTACCAGAAATGACCTTGCCACTACCACAAGTCAGCCTAAATGATGCGTTGATTGTTGAAGCGCTTTGCCGCATTTATACCGGTTTGGTCGCACGACGCGATGACCATACACAAAAAATGAAAGCGGAAAATTGGCTCGATCAGATTGAGAGGCAAGTGATTCATCGTTACTTTGGTGATGTAGATCAAACGCGTACCATGCGTGCCATTTACAATGCGATGAATGGCTTTAAATCAAGTCTGCGAGCTAATCGTCACTATAGACAGTACTCTAATGGTGATAGCGACAACAGAGAAGTAGAGCAAAAGCTGGCAGGTGTGGAGCAGTTGCCACTAAAGTTGAGCTTTATGTTAGACAGTATCGAAAACGAGCTTGAAAGTCAGCAAGTCAGTGCTGAGCCGACTGGGGTGATTACCTTTGGTAAGTTTGGCGCCTTAAGAAACGTGCCTTTTGAGTTGGTGGTCATGCTCAACATGGATCTCTCAGAGTTCCCTGGGCGTGACCGTGATAACCGCTATGATTTGATGAAAGCGACTAATTCACGTCGCGGCGACAGAGTCAGTGAAGATGATGATAATGGCGCATTTTTAGATGCCCTGCTGTGCGCACGTAGTGCTTGTTGGATGTTCTACAACGGTCAAAGCCTGACGGACACTCATGAGCACCTGCCAGCCAACCCAGTGAGCGAGCTATTACAGTTCTTACAAGGCGAGGTGCAATGGCAGGTGAACTCGCTTGAGACATTACCTAAGGATATTGATCCAACTACCGAGAGTCTCAAGCGCTATTTGCCTAAATTGATTAAGCAGTGGTTAGTGACTGAGCATCCTGCGTTGCCTTTCCATGAGAGTCTGTTTGAGACCGAAATTGAAGGCGCTGATATTTTTGAGCAAGCGTCTTCTGATATTGATGACAGTGCTAATGCCAACGTTAATATCAATGCTCAGGATGCAAGCCCTGTTGATATGATTGATGAACTGGATGCTTTATTAAATACAGCTATGCGTAAAACCAAACTGGCTCAGAAAAAACAGTTTCCACCTGCGCCGCTTTGGCAAGCTGTGTTTGATACATTGAAAGGGCGAGTGGCTAGCGAGCAGGTGCAACTGGTTGGCTTGCCCACAAAGACACAGTACGAAGCAATGGCTAAAATACTTGGTCAAGGCTTGGGTCAGCTCGGTCAAGTAAACACTCAAACCTTGTCTGCATTGGTTGAACTATTGGCATTAGAGGCTGTTGTTGATACTAGCAATATCAGTGATATGACTCAGGTGCTCTCCCAAGCTGTATCTGATAGCGTATTTAATATTGGGGAGATAGATGTTGAAGGGGCATTGGCTTACCAAGTGCGCCATCCTGCCAAAGCGTTCTTACGGTCTCAAAAGGTACATGTGGTGCAAGGTGAAGAAACACTATCGCAGCAAGAGCCGCTGTTTTTAGACAGTTTGACTACCTATCAAATTAAAGAGCATTTGATTAAACAGTTGGTCACTGATGAGACTAAGGCGAATGGCATTAATACAGCGACCCAAAGCACTACTCCGATTCTGATGTATCAAAAAATTATGCCAGCTGGTGTCGCTCGCCAAACCACGCTACCCAATCAACAACAAAAACTGCAACAGCAATGTTTGGAATTTAAAGAGCAGTTAATAGCTAATGATTTTGGCGAAAATATTGTACCCCATGAAGATGGGATAGAGGGTACGACAGGGGCTGATTTGCAGCTACTAACGCCAACCGCCGAGTACCCTGTTCAGATAGAGCTAAAAAATATACTGAATAACACTGATAACGGGTCAAACAGCCAGACAGATATTAAAGAGATAGAAGCACTGCTTAAGCTGTTGCCGAAAATCATTAAGATCAAAGGCTCAGTACCTATATTAGCACCCATATCAATTATTCAGGCGGGCATGCCTTATGCTCAGCAATCACCCAAGCAGTGGTTAAATATATTGCCCAATTCTGCCAGTCCTAGGCATTTACTCAAGTTTTGGTTATCACATTTGTATTGGCAAGTGGCCAGACGTACCACTGCCGAGCAAGCGGCATTAAATGATGGCGTGAGTATTTGGCGCTTTAATAAGCCTAGCTCGCAAGTCAAAAAATATGACAAAGTAATCGCATTTAAACTAAGCCCTATTGTCTATGAAGACGCTGTGATTGAGCTGATAAAATGGGCGATTTTTTCCAAGCTATCTGGGCAAGTGCCTATTACTTTATTGCCTGAATATGCACTCAATTATCTTGATAAGTACCTAAAAGCTGAAGAAAGTGAAGGCAGTAGTTATTGGCCAAAACGAGCAGACTTTTCAGATTGGTTACGGTCTGGCTATCATACAGACACAGTATATGATACTTGCTCGCAGCACGCCATTTGGCAGTACGTATTACGTGATCAAGATGCATTTAAAGCTTTGTTAGGGGCGTTGACCACCTTGGCGCGACCATTGTACGAGCCGATGTTTACTGCGTTAATTGACTTAGATGGCTAA